One genomic region from Bacillus sp. SLBN-46 encodes:
- a CDS encoding acyl-CoA carboxylase subunit beta, protein MTTTNMLNDQLNANRKQIEAGGHPKYHEKLKSQNKMFVRDRLALLFDDGKYEEDGKFANFKAADLPADGVVTAIGKINGQTVCVMANDSTIKAGSWGARTVEKIIRIQEVAEKLRVPLFYLVDSAGARITDQLEMFPNRRGAGKIFYNQVKLSGMIPQVCILFGPSAAGGAYIPAFCDIVIMVDQNASMYLGSPRMAEKVIGEKVTLEEMGGARMHCSVSGCGDVLAYSEEEAIESAKRYISYFPASFKEKTKRANGIAPKEGRELEAIIPENQNAPFDMYECIDRLIDQDSFYEVKKLFAPELITGLARMDGRAVGIIANQPKVKGGVLFVDSADKAAKFIQLCDAFHIPLLFLADVPGFMIGTKVERAGIIRHGAKLIAAMSSATVPKISVIVRKAYGAGLYAMAGPAFEPDCCIALPTAQIAVMGPEAAVNAVYSNKINDIEDPKEKIKFVQEKHKEYKEHIDIYKLASELIVDEIVAPSELREVLIQRFEYYQSKELNFSDRKHPVYPV, encoded by the coding sequence ATGACGACCACTAACATGTTAAATGATCAATTAAATGCAAATAGAAAACAAATCGAGGCTGGCGGACACCCTAAATATCATGAAAAGCTGAAATCACAGAATAAGATGTTTGTTCGTGATAGACTTGCCCTATTATTTGATGATGGCAAATATGAGGAAGACGGGAAATTTGCTAATTTTAAAGCAGCAGATCTTCCAGCTGACGGTGTAGTCACAGCGATTGGTAAAATCAATGGTCAAACTGTGTGCGTCATGGCTAATGATTCTACCATTAAAGCAGGTTCTTGGGGAGCAAGAACAGTTGAAAAAATTATTCGTATTCAAGAAGTAGCGGAAAAATTGAGGGTGCCGTTATTTTATCTTGTGGACTCTGCGGGAGCAAGGATTACTGATCAGTTAGAGATGTTCCCAAACCGTAGAGGGGCAGGGAAAATATTTTATAATCAGGTCAAGCTTTCCGGTATGATTCCGCAGGTATGTATTTTGTTTGGGCCTTCCGCTGCTGGAGGAGCGTATATCCCAGCTTTCTGTGATATTGTTATCATGGTTGACCAAAATGCATCCATGTATTTAGGATCCCCTCGTATGGCTGAAAAGGTTATAGGCGAAAAGGTAACGCTGGAGGAAATGGGCGGGGCACGTATGCACTGTTCAGTAAGCGGTTGTGGAGATGTTCTCGCCTATAGTGAGGAAGAAGCTATTGAATCAGCTAAAAGATACATTAGTTATTTTCCAGCCAGCTTTAAAGAAAAAACGAAGAGGGCAAATGGAATCGCACCAAAAGAAGGTAGAGAATTAGAAGCGATTATCCCTGAAAATCAAAATGCACCTTTTGATATGTATGAATGTATTGATAGACTCATTGATCAAGATAGTTTCTATGAAGTGAAGAAATTATTTGCACCAGAGCTAATCACCGGATTAGCTAGAATGGATGGAAGAGCTGTTGGAATTATAGCAAACCAACCGAAAGTAAAGGGAGGCGTTTTATTTGTCGATTCTGCTGATAAGGCGGCTAAATTTATACAGCTTTGTGATGCCTTCCATATTCCATTATTGTTTTTAGCAGATGTTCCAGGATTTATGATTGGTACTAAAGTTGAACGAGCTGGGATTATTCGTCATGGAGCCAAATTAATCGCGGCCATGAGCTCTGCCACAGTGCCAAAGATCTCTGTTATTGTTAGAAAAGCTTACGGAGCAGGGCTTTATGCAATGGCTGGGCCTGCCTTTGAACCAGATTGCTGTATTGCTCTTCCTACGGCTCAAATTGCAGTAATGGGTCCAGAAGCAGCGGTAAATGCAGTATATTCTAATAAAATAAATGACATTGAAGATCCGAAGGAAAAAATAAAGTTCGTTCAAGAAAAACATAAGGAATATAAAGAACATATTGATATTTACAAGCTGGCTTCAGAGTTAATTGTAGATGAAATTGTTGCTCCATCTGAATTAAGAGAGGTGCTTATTCAGCGCTTTGAATACTATCAATCAAAAGAATTAAACTTTAGTGACCGAAAGCATCCTGTATACCCAGTTTGA
- a CDS encoding acetyl-CoA carboxylase biotin carboxyl carrier protein subunit encodes MKEITATMAGTVLNIFVANGDQVNVGQEVLMLESMKMEIPIESSTEGTVLNVKVTIGDFVNEGDVLMVLE; translated from the coding sequence ATGAAAGAAATTACAGCAACAATGGCAGGTACGGTATTAAATATTTTTGTAGCAAATGGAGACCAGGTAAATGTTGGCCAAGAAGTATTAATGCTTGAGTCTATGAAAATGGAGATTCCAATCGAGAGCAGTACGGAGGGTACTGTGTTAAATGTAAAGGTTACTATAGGTGACTTCGTAAATGAAGGCGATGTTCTTATGGTATTAGAATAA